One region of Ptiloglossa arizonensis isolate GNS036 chromosome 8, iyPtiAriz1_principal, whole genome shotgun sequence genomic DNA includes:
- the LOC143150580 gene encoding venom serine protease 34 has translation MTKATLTVLSWLTLFVASIFGQDQACNYQQELSAGNEYYVYNSEYPYNYKGQQFCIWTLTSEYRVNLSCNSFSLPRSENCVEDSLSIQISQNTTHKYCGNGTFSIESEESTMTITLWAPVWTKGGRFVCEARLIERPKDSEDCRCGWKNPSRIVGGNETGVNEYPMMAGIVDAHIRSVYCGCTIISDTYLLTAAHCMVNRDINYLGILVGDHDLTTGTETNATKLIPVKRYIIHPKYDSKIFLNDIAVIEVKQKMIFSNEVGPACLPFQHSPDTFGGSYVDILGWGTTEYTGPTADVLQKVTVSVITNLECSKTYNQLTSDNLCTYSEGKDACQMDSGGPVLWQNPTTRRLVLVGIINYGRGCGYTSGVNCRVGGYVDWIVSVTRDAAYCIIE, from the exons ATGACGAAAG CGACGCTCACTGTACTTTCCTGGTTGACATTGTTCGTCGCATCCATCTTCGGCCAGGACCAAGCGTGCAATTATCAACAGGAACTGAGCGCTGGGAACGAGTATTACGTTTACAATTCGGAGTATCCGTATAATTACAAAGGACAACAGTTCTGCATCTGGACCTTGACCAGCGAATATCGGGTCAACCTGTCCTGCAACTCGTTCAGCTTACCACGG AGCGAGAACTGCGTCGAAGACAGTTTGTCGATTCAAATTAGCCAGAACACCACCCACAAGTATTGCGGCAATGGAACATTTAGCATAGAATCGGAAGAGAGCACGATGACCATAACGCTATGGGCACCTGTATGGACGAAGGGCGGTCGATTCGTCTGCGAAGCGAGATTGATCGAAAGACCCAAAGACAGCGAAGATTGTCGATGCGGATGGAAGAATCCC TCTAGAATCGTCGGTGGTAACGAGACAGGGGTGAACGAGTATCCTATGATGGCTGGTATCGTGGACGCACACATACGGTCCGTATACTGCGGTTGTACCATAATAAGTGATACGTACTTATTGACGGCGGCTCATTGTATGGTGAACAGAGATATCAATTATTTGGGTATTTTGGTGGGTGACCATGATTTGACGACAG GCACCGAGACGAACGCCACGAAATTGATCCCCGTGAAGCGGTACATCATTCACCCCAAATACGACAGCAAAATTTTCTTGAACGACATCGCTGTGATAGAAGTGAAACAGAAAATGATTTTCTCTAACGAAGTTGGTCCGGCTTGTCTACCCTTTCAACATTCACCGGACACTTTTGGCGGAAGTTACGTCGATATTTTAG GTTGGGGAACAACGGAGTACACTGGTCCAACCGCCGATGTTCTGCAAAAGGTCACCGTGAGCGTGATCACGAATCTCGAGTGTTCGAAGACGTACAACCAATTAACGAGCGACAATTTGTGCACCTACTCGGAGGGAAAGGACGCGTGTCAG ATGGACAGCGGTGGACCAGTTCTCTGGCAGAATCCTACGACCAGGCGACTTGTGCTCGTTGGAATTATCAATTACGGTCGCGGTTGCGGCTATACAAGTGGCGTTAACTGCAGAGTCGGCGGTTATGTGGATTGGATTGTTTCAGTGACCCGAG ACGCGGCGTACTGCATCATCGAATAA